Proteins from one Ipomoea triloba cultivar NCNSP0323 chromosome 1, ASM357664v1 genomic window:
- the LOC116013259 gene encoding protein EXORDIUM-like, which yields MASLLKPSFLFVQLAIFVSLFQYSLGARQLAESTQDQSFLFQYHNGALLTGKVTVNLIWYGKFKPSQRAIVSDFITSLSSTSKPAAAAAGGQPSVATWWKATEKYYGALKSKKASPLVLSLGTQILDEKYSLGKSLKNHQIQELAAKGDQQNAINVVLTASDVVVEGFCTSRCGTHGSSMSSKITPAKGKNYKFAYIWVGNSETACPGKCAWPFHQPIYGPQAQPLVAPNNDVGLDGMVINLASLMAGTVTNPFGNGFYQGPADAPLEAASACTGVYGSGAFPGYAGNLLVDPTSGASYNAHGANGRKYLLPALFDPSTSSCSTLV from the coding sequence ATGGCTTCTCTTCTTAAGCCCAGTTTTCTTTTTGTTCAATTAGCCATTTTCGTTTCTTTGTTTCAATACTCCTTGGGTGCGAGGCAACTCGCTGAGTCAACCCAGGACCAGTCTTTTCTCTTTCAATATCACAACGGCGCTCTTCTCACCGGGAAGGTCACCGTAAACCTTATTTGGTACGGCAAATTCAAGCCTTCCCAACGCGCCATTGTTTCCGATTTCATCACCTCATTGTCTTCCACATCTAagcccgccgccgccgccgccggcggccAACCCTCCGTCGCGACGTGGTGGAAGGCCACTGAGAAATACTACGGCGCGCTCAAGTCCAAGAAAGCTTCCCCGCTCGTCCTCTCGCTAGGTACTCAGATCTTGGACGAGAAATATTCTCTGGGAAAATCACTGAAAAACCACCAGATTCAAGAGCTGGCGGCCAAGGGCGATCAGCAAAACGCCATTAACGTTGTACTCACGGCTTCCGATGTTGTCGTCGAAGGATTTTGCACTAGCAGATGCGGGACCCACGGCTCTTCGATGAGTTCCAAGATTACCCCTGCGAAGGGAAAGAATTACAAATTTGCCTACATCTGGGTTGGCAACTCGGAGACGGCGTGCCCGGGAAAATGCGCGTGGCCCTTCCACCAGCCCATTTATGGCCCGCAGGCCCAGCCCTTGGTGGCGCCCAATAACGATGTGGGCCTggacggtatggtcattaactTAGCGAGCCTCATGGCTGGGACCGTCACTAACCCATTTGGAAACGGGTTCTACCAGGGCCCGGCGGACGCGCCGTTGGAGGCTGCTTCGGCTTGCACCGGGGTTTACGGAAGTGGGGCCTTCCCTGGATATGCTGGCAATCTGTTGGTGGACCCTACTAGCGGTGCTAGCTATAATGCGCATGGCGCAAATGGGAGGAAGTACTTGCTCCCTGCGCTGTTTGATCCTTCAACCTCGTCCTGTTCTACGCTGGTCTAA
- the LOC115995716 gene encoding histone H3.3, giving the protein MARTKQTARKSTGGKAPRKQLATKAARKSAPTTGGVKKPHRYRPGTVALREIRKYQKSTELLIRKLPFQRLVREIAQDFKTDLRFQSHAVLALQEAAEAYLVGLFEDTNLCAIHAKRVTIMPKDIQLARRIRGERA; this is encoded by the exons ATGGCCCGTACCAAGCAAACTGCTCGCAAGTCAACCGGAGGCAAGGCTCCGAGGAAGCAACTTGCCACCAAG GCTGCCCGAAAGTCCGCTCCAACTACTGGGGGAGTGAAGAAGCCTCACCGATACAGGCCTGGAACCGTTGCTCTTCGTGAAATCCGCAAATACCAGAAGAGCACTGAGCTCCTTATCAGGAAGCTGCCATTCCAGAGGCTTGTCCGTGAAATTGCCCAGGATTTCAAGACTGACCTGCGTTTCCAGAGCCACGCTGTGTTGGCATTGCAGGAGGCAGCTGAGGCTTACCTTGTTGGGCTGTTTGAGGACACTAACCTGTGCGCCATTCATGCCAAGCGTGTCACCATCATGCCCAAGGACATTCAGCTGGCCAGGAGAATCAGAGGGGAGAGAGCTTAG
- the LOC115995665 gene encoding F-box protein At1g78280: MEVEESSQSPKQSQPWPIEATPLDRRFSALGDLRIIPDEILCAILTYLSPRDVARVACVSSVLYIFCNEEPLWLSLCLNNLQHPLQYKGSWKKTTMHQMDLPIESDILCQKPLRFDGFNSLFLYRRLYRCYTTLNGFAFDNGNVERSKNLSLEEFHDKYDGQKPVLIAGLADSWPASNTWTTEQLVLKYGDTTFKISQRSPRKITMKLKDYVSYTQLQRDEDPLYIFDEKFGEVAPGLLEDYSVPHLFQEDFFDVLDREQRPPYRWLIIGPERSGASWHVDPALTSAWNTLLCGRKRWALYPPGRVPAGVTVHVNEEDGDVNIDTPSSLQWWLDFYPLLADEDKPIECTQHPGETIFVPSGWWHCVLNLETTIAVTQNFVNSKNFEFVCLDMAPGYRHKGVCRAGLLALDEDVIEDVRMNIQSVENDFSYSDLSRKEKRTKVPQHIEDSDCETARNVDPEFNDTSNLEFSYDINFLAMFLDKERDHYNSLWSLSNCIGQREMREWLSRLWHRRPVLRDLIWKGACIALNSSIWFECMEEICAYHELPLPTEDERLPVGTGSNPVYLVSNNVIKILVEGGLEASLHSLGTELEFYSTLQKVDSPLKEHIPDVLASGILYIENGLCRIVPWDGKDVPEVISNSVPLLGKHQLGDYPYGIWSKGQFEYKKAGMSAHELETSNNLKVWPYVVTRRCRGKIFADLRETLSWEETLSLASFLGEQLRNLHLVPYPSLNFSALLGSDEETVLPQSNGCVGLLGNDSIPVEWDLFIQTLNKKKEDVSNRLMKWGDPIPVALIEKVSEYLPDNLAKLLFVSEDTVGVDKSCTWIHSDIMDDNIHMELSCLTSCSAENSNSTNGDHSEQKSSWFATHILDFSNLSIGDPLLDLIPIYLDMFRGDSRLLKHFLESYKLPLLGRQNLNGVASDNSKCARLSYQAMCYCILHDDNVLGAIFSIWKELKKAKSWEEVEETVWGDLNSYKGSY, translated from the exons ATGGAGGTGGAAGAGAGCTCTCAATCGCCAAAGCAATCACAACCGTGGCCTATTGAGGCAACGCCGCTAGATCGGCGATTCTCCGCTCTAGGAGACCTGCGAATTATTCCTGATGAAATTCTCTGCGCCATTCTGACTTATCTATCTCCCCGAGACGTAGCTCGCGTTGCTTGTGTTAGCAG CGTATTGTACATATTTTGCAATGAGGAGCCCCTCTGGTTGAGCCTATGTCTTAACAATCTACAGCATCCGCTGCAGTACAAAGGTTCCTGGAAGAAAACAACAATGCATCA GATGGACTTGCCAATTGAAAGTGATATACTCTGCCAGAAACCACTGCGCTTTGATG GATTCAATTCTCTCTTTCTGTATAGGAGACTATACCGGTGCTATACTACACTGAATGGTTTTGCTTTTGATAATGGAAATGTGGAAAGGTCTAAAAACCTCTCTTTGGAAGAGTTTCATGATAAGTATGACGGACAAAAACCG GTTTTGATTGCTGGATTAGCTGATTCTTGGCCTGCTAGTAATACATGGACAACAGAGCAATTAGTATTGAAGTATGGAGATACGacatttaaaatatctcaaaGGAGTCCTCGTAAAATAACTATGAAACTTAAAGATTATGTGTCTTACACGCAACTTCAGCGTGATGAGGATCCTCTATATATTTTTGATGAGAAG TTTGGGGAAGTTGCTCCTGGACTACTTGAGGATTATAGTGTTCCACACCTTTTCCAAGAAGATTTTTTTGATGTGTTGGATAGGGAACAACGCCCCCCTTATAGATGGCTGATTATTGGACCAGAGAGGTCTGGTGCATCTTGGCATGTTGATCCTGCTCTTACTAGTGCATGGAATACTCTCCTATGTGGGCGTAAAAG GTGGGCATTGTATCCTCCTGGAAGGGTACCTGCAGGAGTGACTGTGCATGTGAATGAAGAAGATGGTGATGTCAATATTGACACTCCATCATCTTTgcag TGGTGGCTGGACTTTTATCCCCTTCTTGCTGATGAGGACAAGCCAATAGAATGTACACAACACCCTGGAGAAACAATATTTGTACCAAGTGGATGGTGGCATTGTGTGTTAAATTTGGAGACCACTATTGCTGTTACACAGAATTTTGTGAAttcaaaaaattttgaatttgtatgccTGGATATGGCTCCTGGTTACAGACACAAAGGAGTCTGCCGTGCTGGATTGCTTGCCTTGGATGAAGATGTCATTGAGGATGTTAGAATGAATATACAGAGTGTGGAAAATGATTTTAGCTACTCAGACTTGTCTAGGAAAGAGAAGAGGACTAAAGTTCCCCAACACATCGAGGATTCAGACTGTGAAACTGCTAGAAATGTTGATCCTGAATTTAATGACACTAGCAATCTGGAATTTTCTTATGATATAAACTTCCTAGCCATGTTCTTGGATAAAGAAAGGGATCACTACAATTCTTTATGGAGCTTAAGTAACTGTATTGGGCAACGAGAAATGAGGGAATGGTTGTCACGGCTTTGGCATAGAAGACCAGTGCTTAGGGACCTAATTTGGAAG GGAGCCTGTATTGCTTTGAATTCTAGCATATGGTTTGAATGTATGGAGGAAATTTGTGCCTATCATGAGTTACCGTTACCTACAGAAGATGAGAGGCTGCCTGTTGGGACAGGGAGCAATCCC GTTTATCTTGTTTCCAACAATGTCATAAAGATATTGGTTGAAGGAGGGTTAGAAGCTTCACTTCATTCTTTAGGGACTGAG CTCGAGTTTTACAGTACTCTTCAGAAAGTCGACTCCCCTTTGAAAGAGCATATTCCTGATGTTTTGGCCAGTGGGATTCTCTATATTGAAAATGGATTGTGTAGAATTGTGCCTTGGGATGGAAAAGACGTTCCTGAGGTGATTTCTAACTCTGTTCCACTTCTTGGTAAACATCAACTGGGGGATTATCCATATGGCATATGGAGCAAAGGacaatttgaatataaaaagGCAGGAATGTCTGCACATGAACTGGAGActagtaacaatttgaaagtatGGCCATATGTTGTGACTCGAAGATGCAGAGGAAAAATATTTGCAGATCT AAGAGAAACTCTATCATGGGAAGAGACTCTGAGCTTGGCCTCCTTCCTGGGAGAACAACTGAGGAATCTTCATCTTGTGCCATATCCATCTTTGAATTTTTCAGCATTGTTAGGAAGTGACGAGGAAACAGTGCTGCCCCAGTCTAATGGTTGTGTAGGGCTTCTTGGGAATGATAGTATTCCAGTGGAGTGGGATTTGTTCATACAAACACTGAACAAGAAGAAGGAAGATGTTTCTAACCGCTTGATGAAATG GGGTGATCCAATTCCTGTTGCTCTGATTGAGAAAGTCAGTGAATACCTCCCTGACAACCTAGCAAAGCTCCTTTTTGTGTCTGAG GATACCGTGGGAGTTGACAAGTCTTGCACCTGGATACACTCAGATATAATGGATGACAATATCCACATGGAACTATCTTGCCTTACCTCTTGCTCAGCAGAGAATAGTAACTCGACTAACGGTGATCACAGTGAGCAGAAAAGTTCATGGTTTGCAACCCACATACTTGACTTCAGCAATTTGTCTATAG GTGACCCCCTCTTAGATCTGATTCCAATATATCTGGATATGTTCAGAGGAGATTCACGTTTATTGAAGCATTTTCTTGAAAGCTATAAACTCCCATTATTAGGGCGACAAAATCTGAATGGAGTAGCATCAGATAACAGCAAATGTGCACGACTGTCTTATCAAGCTAT GTGCTACTGTATTCTACATGATGATAATGTTTTGGGAGCTATTTTCAGCATCTGGAAGGAACTTAAGAAAGCAAAATCATGGGAAGAAGTGGAGGAAACTGTATGGGGAGATCTCAACAGTTACAAGGGCTCCTATTAG
- the LOC115995705 gene encoding 14-3-3-like protein C — MAREENVYMAKLAEQAERYEEMVEFMEKVSSSLGDSEELTVEERNLLSVAYKNVIGARRASWRIISSIEQKEESRGNDDHVNAIREYRSKIETELSKICDGILKLLETKLIPSAAAGDSKVFYLKMKGDYHRYLAEFKTSAERKEAAESTLTAYKAAQDIANAELAPTHPIRLGLALNFSVFYYEILNYPDRACNLAKQAFDEAIAELDTLGEESYKDSTLIMQLLRDNLTLWTSDMQDDGTDEIKENPKKEEDQH; from the exons ATGGCGCGTGAGGAGAACGTGTACATGGCGAAGCTGGCGGAGCAGGCCGAGAGGTACGAGGAAATGGTGGAGTTCATGGAGAAGGTGTCGTCCTCCCTCGGAGACTCCGAGGAGCTGACCGTGGAGGAGCGAAACCTCCTCTCCGTGGCCTACAAGAACGTCATAGGTGCTCGCAGGGCTTCCTGGAGAATCATCTCCTCCATCGAGCAGAAGGAGGAGTCCAGGGGGAACGACGACCACGTCAACGCTATCCGCGAGTACAGATCCAAGATCGAGACTGAGCTCTCCAAAATCTGCGATGGGATCCTTAAGCTCCTCGAAACCAAGCTCAtcccctccgccgccgccggtgACTCCAAGGTCTTCTACCTCAAGATGAAGGGCGACTACCACCGCTACCTCGCTGAGTTCAAGACCAGCGCCGAGCGTAAGGAGGCTGCCGAGAGCACTCTCACTGCCTACAAAGCCGCTCag GACATTGCGAATGCTGAACTTGCACCTACACACCCAATCCGTCTTGGGCTGGCTCTTAACTTCTCTGTGTTTTATTATGAGATTTTGAACTATCCTGACCGTGCTTGTAATCTTGCAAAACAG GCCTTTGATGAAGCAATTGCTGAGTTGGACACCCTGGGAGAGGAGTCATACAAGGATAGCACTTTGATCATGCAACTTCTCCGTGACAATCTCACTCTATGGACATCTGATATGCAG GATGATGGAACTGATGAGATCAAGGAAAACCccaagaaagaagaagatcaacATTGA
- the LOC116025508 gene encoding phospho-2-dehydro-3-deoxyheptonate aldolase 1, chloroplastic-like: protein MALSASGANSLLGNKTFVPTQQPSLPSHTHVFSTKNVRSVKPIQAIQSADSSKSPIVSDKSSSKPAPPAAASASAAATATTTVSKPEAGKAKWAVDSWKSKKALQLPEYPDQVELDTVLKTIESFPPIVFAGEARSLEEKLGEAAMGRAFLLQGGDCAESFKEFNANNIRDTFRILLQMGAVLMFGGQMPVVKVGRMAGQFAKPRSDPFEEKDGVKLPSYRGDNVNGDAFDAKSRTPDPQRLIRAYCQSAATLNLLRAFATGGYAAMQRVTQWNLDFTEQSEGDRYRELAHRVDEALGFMSAAGLTVDHPIMKTTDFWTSHECLHLPYEQSLTRLDSTSGLYYDCSAHFLWAGERTRQLDGAHVEFLRGIANPLGIKVSDKMNPDELVKLIEILNPQNKPGRITIITRMGAENMRVKLPHLIRAVRRAGQIVTWVSDPMHGNTIKAPCGLKTRPFDSIRAEVRAFFDVHEQEGSNPGGVHLEMTGQNVTECIGGSRTVTFDDLGSRYHTHCDPRLNASQSLELAFIIAERLRKRRIGSTSGL, encoded by the exons ATGGCTCTAAGTGCAAGCGGTGCCAACTCTCTCCTCGGAAACAAAACCTTTGTTCCAACCCAACAACCTAGTTTGCCTTCCCACACCCATGTTTTCTCCACCAAGAACGTCAGATCTGTGAAGCCAATTCAAGCCATCCAATCTGCCGACTCTTCCAAATCCCCCATTGTCTCTGACAAGTCTTCTTCTAAGCCCGCCCCGCCTGCCGccgcctccgcctccgccgccgccacGGCCACTACCACCGTTTCGAAACCCGAAGCGGGTAAGGCGAAATGGGCCGTGGACAGCTGGAAATCCAAGAAGGCGCTGCAGCTCCCCGAGTACCCGGATCAGGTGGAGCTCGATACGGTCCTCAAGACCATCGAGTCTTTTCCCCCGATCGTTTTCGCCGGAGAGGCTCGCAGCCTTGAGGAGAAACTCGGGGAGGCCGCAATGGGCCGGGCCTTCCTGCTCCAAGGTGGGGATTGCGCCGAGAGTTTCAAGGAGTTCAATGCCAATAACATTAGGGACACTTTTCGGATCCTCCTCCAAATGGGCGCCGTTCTCATGTTCGGCGGTCAAATGCCTGTTGTTAAG gtgggAAGAATGGCTGGGCAGTTTGCAAAGCCAAGATCAGACCCATTCGAGGAGAAGGATGGTGTAAAGTTGCCAAGTTACAGGGGAGACAATGTAAATGGAGATGCATTTGATGCAAAGTCAAGAACTCCAGACCCTCAGAGGCTGATCAGAGCATACTGCCAATCTGCAGCTACTCTGAATCTGTTGAGGGCTTTTGCCACTGGAGGGTATGCAGCTATGCAGAGGGTCACTCAATGGAACTTGGATTTCACAGAGCAAAGCGAGGGCGATAG GTACCGTGAACTGGCTCATAGAGTTGATGAGGCCCTTGGGTTTATGTCTGCTGCTGGTCTTACAGTGGACCATCCCATCATGAAAACCACTGATTTCTGGACATCTCACGAGTGCTTGCATTTGCCATATGAGCAGTCACTTACCAGACTGGATTCAACATCTGGACTGTACTATGACTGCTCTGCCCATTTCCTTTGGGCTGGGGAGCGTACCAGGCAGCTAGATGGTGCCCATGTTGAGTTCTTGAGGGGAATTGCTAACCCTCTCGGGATTAAG GTGAGTGATAAGATGAATCCGGATGAGCTAGTCAAGCTCATTGAGATTTTGAATCCTCAGAACAAACCTGGGAGGATCACAATAATTACAAGAATGGGAGCAGAAAACATGAGGGTTAAGCTTCCTCATTTAATCAGGGCAGTCCGAAGAGCAGGGCAAATTGTCACTTGGGTTTCTGATCCTATGCATGGAAACACTATTAAAGCTCCCTGCGGTCTTAAGACTCGACCCTTTGATTCTATCAGG GCTGAAGTGAGAGCGTTCTTCGATGTGCATGAGCAAGAAGGAAGCAACCCAGGAGGTGTGCACTTAGAGATGACGGGCCAAAACGTAACAGAGTGCATTGGTGGATCACGAACTGTGACTTTTGACGATCTGGGTTCCCGCTACCACACCCACTGTGACCCTAGGCTGAACGCCTCTCAGTCCCTCGAGCTCGCATTCATCATTGCGGAGCGCTTGAGAAAGAGGAGAATTGGAAGCACATCAGGACTGTAG
- the LOC115995696 gene encoding serine/threonine-protein kinase SAPK2-like, with protein MDAYEIVKDLGSGNFGVAKLVRDKRTKELFAVKFIERGQKIDEHVEREIMNHRSLKHPNIVRFKEVLLTPTHLAIVMEYAAGGELFERICSAGRFNEDEARFFFQQLISGVCYCHSMQICHRDLKLENTLLDGSMAPRVKICDFGYSKSDVFHSQPKSTVGTPAYVAPEVLSRKEYDGKLADIWSCGVTLYVMLVGAYPFEDPSDPKNFRKTIVKILGVQYSIPDNIRISVECRHLLSRIFVTNPEERITIPEIRRHPWFLKNLPVELMDGGSYQCMDVNNPSQSMEEISSIIQEARTVVQLPRTRTYSFGGSMELDDLDDADIEDIETSGDFVSQL; from the exons aTGGATGCCTACGAAATTGTGAAGGACTTGGGGTCGGGGAATTTTGGGGTTGCTAAGCTTGTGAGGGACAAGAGGACCAAAGAGCTCTTTGCTGTTAAATTCATTGAAAGAGGgcaaaag ATTGATGAACACGTGGAAAGGGAAATCATGAATCACAGATCATTGAAGCATCCTAATATAGTCAGATTCAAGGAG GTCTTGCTGACACCGACTCATCTGGCAATAGTTATGGAGTATGCTGCCGGAGGAGAGCTCTTTGAAAGGATATGTAGTGCTGGAAGGTTTAACGAAGATGAG GCGAGGTTCTTCTTTCAACAACTGATATCAGGCGTCTGCTACTGCCATTCAATG CAAATCTGCCATAGGGATCTCAAATTGGAGAACACATTACTAGATGGGAGTATGGCCCCGCGTGTCAAAATATGTGATTTTGGGTATTCTAAG TCGGATGTGTTTCATTCTCAACCTAAATCAACTGTGGGAACACCCGCTTATGTTGCTCCCGAGGTCCTGTCAAGGAAAGAATATGATGGGAAG CTTGCAGATATCTGGTCTTGTGGTGTCACAttgtatgtgatgttggttggAGCCTACCCTTTTGAAGATCCAAGTGATCCAAAAAATTTCAGAAAGACCATTGTT AAAATACTCGGTGTCCAATACTCCATTCCTGATAATATTCGCATTTCTGTTGAGTGCCGGCATCTTCTATCAAGAATTTTCGTCACTAACCCTGAAGAG AGAATAACCATTCCTGAAATAAGAAGGCACCCATGGTTTCTAAAGAACTTGCCTGTAGAACTGATGGATGGAGGCAGCTATCAGTGCATGGATGTAAATAATCCTTCCCAAAGCATGGAGGAAATATCGTCGATAATTCAGGAGGCAAGAACAGTGGTTCAGTTGCCCAGAACTCGAACGTATTCTTTTGGTGGGAGCATGGAACTTGACGATTTGGATGATGCTGATATCGAAGATATAGAAACAAGTGGTGACTTTGTGTCTCAGTTGTGA
- the LOC115995685 gene encoding thylakoid lumenal 29 kDa protein, chloroplastic, producing MGVVSFVPTIPSLVLPPSKTTSRHSIAPGTICCKLDPSGSHGDSFRRRDFLHCLGATVSLNLIGGSSSFIEVANAADLIQRRQRSEFQSTVKETLYTAIEGNQDLIPSLLTLAINDAFTYDKPTKSGGPNGSIRFSSEISRPENKGLAAALNLLEEAKKDIDAKSKGGPISYADLIQFGAQSAVKKTFLDAAIRKCGGNAEKGALLYRAYGSNGQWGQFDRQFGRSDSTEPDPEGRVPQWGIASIQEMKDKYKTVGSGFGPRQLAVMSAFLGPDQAETEAKLASDPEVLPWIQKYQRSRETISQTDYEVDLITALTKLSSLGQQINYEAYTYPVQRIDVTKLKL from the exons ATGGGAGTGGTGTCCTTCGTCCCGACCATCCCATCTTTGGTTCTTCCTCCTTCTAAAACTACCTCCAGACACTCCATTGCACCT GGCACAATCTGTTGCAAGCTCGACCCCAGTGGTAGCCATGGGGATTCCTTTCGTAGACGCGATTTTCTTCATTGCCTTGGTGCTACCGTAAGCTTG AACCTCATAGGAGGATCCAGTTCATTCATTGAAGTGGCTAATGCTGCTGATTTGATACAACGCAGACAGCGCTCAGAGTTTCAAT CAACTGTCAAGGAAACCCTCTACACTGCTATAGAG GGAAATCAGGATCTCATCCCATCCTTGCTGACTCTGGCTATTAATGATGCTTTCACTTATGACAAG CCTACAAAATCCGGAGGTCCCAATGGATCAATTCGCTTCAG CTCAGAGATCAGCAGACCAGAAAATAAGGGGCTAGCTGCAGCTCTAAATTTGTTAGAGGAGGCAAAGAAGGACATTGATGCAAAGTCCAAGGGTGGGCCGATCTCATATGCAGATCTGATCCAATTTGGAG CACAAAGTGCGGTTAAAAAAACCTTTCTTGATGCTGCAATTCGGAAATGCGGTGGGAATGCTGAGAAAGGGGCTCTTTTATACAGGGCATATGGCTCAAATGGACAG TGGGGCCAGTTTGATAGGCAATTTGGAAGGTCTGATTCCACAGAACCTGACCCAGAGGGAAGGGTCCCTCAGTGGGGAATTGCTAGTATTCAGGAAATGAAAGATAAGTACAAAACAGTTGGTTCTGGCTTTGGCCCCCGCCAG CTAGCAGTAATGTCTGCATTCCTGGGGCCTGATCAGGCTGAAACTGAGGCAAAACTGGCTTCAGACCCAGAGGTCCTCCCATGGATTCAGAAGTACCAAAGAAGTCGAGAAACAATATCCCAAACTGATTATGAG GTTGACTTGATTACTGCTCTTACAAAATTAAGTTCCCTTGGCCAACAGATCAATTACGAGGCATATACATATCCTGTCCAAAGGATTGATGTGACCAAACTCAAATTGTAG